One stretch of Lacrimispora sphenoides DNA includes these proteins:
- a CDS encoding RsmE family RNA methyltransferase → MYHFFVNPDQIGAETIRITGPDVNHIKNVLRMGAGEQVLISNGIDKDYLCEILEAASLEVTAKILSVDEGGAELPARLYLFQGLPKGDKMELIIQKAVELGVYQIIPVQTKRAVVRLDKKKEESKLRRWMAVSESAAKQSKRLIIPEVTGVMTFQEALTFAKDLDITVIPFEHAKDMAETKDILSAIKPGMSAGIFIGPEGGFEDSEMELAKNFGAKLITLGKRILRTETAGLAIVSVLAFQLED, encoded by the coding sequence ATGTATCACTTTTTTGTTAATCCGGATCAAATCGGAGCAGAGACAATCCGGATCACGGGACCGGATGTGAATCATATTAAGAATGTCCTGCGGATGGGTGCCGGAGAACAGGTTTTAATCAGCAATGGCATAGACAAAGATTATCTGTGTGAGATTCTGGAAGCGGCTTCTCTGGAAGTTACGGCCAAAATCCTGTCTGTAGATGAGGGAGGCGCTGAGCTTCCCGCCAGGCTCTACCTGTTTCAGGGACTGCCAAAGGGTGATAAAATGGAGTTAATTATCCAGAAGGCTGTGGAACTTGGCGTATACCAGATCATTCCGGTACAGACCAAACGGGCTGTGGTGCGGTTGGATAAAAAGAAAGAAGAATCAAAGCTTCGCCGCTGGATGGCGGTATCAGAAAGCGCAGCCAAGCAGTCTAAGCGGCTTATCATACCGGAGGTCACCGGTGTCATGACCTTTCAGGAGGCCCTTACCTTTGCAAAGGATCTTGATATAACGGTCATCCCGTTTGAACACGCAAAGGATATGGCGGAGACGAAGGATATTCTGTCAGCCATTAAGCCGGGAATGAGCGCGGGGATATTTATCGGACCGGAGGGAGGCTTTGAGGATTCTGAAATGGAGCTTGCAAAGAATTTCGGAGCAAAACTGATTACCCTTGGGAAACGGATCCTGAGGACGGAAACCGCCGGCCTTGCCATTGTATCTGTACTGGCCTTCCAGCTGGAAGACTGA